In a genomic window of Sulfurisphaera tokodaii str. 7:
- a CDS encoding AAA-associated domain-containing protein: MQTQVPILSPSARVADLLGLLTVLYNSFEGKTDIYLLEKELEVDIDDFMPIVYAANTLGFVTIGDGDIIITDKGIEFLKGNIRKRKELLRESLHKIEPFATAKELGKFKIEELLRKLEEKGITAYSGPTGYHDLQVILAEWGVYSGFLKLIDDEYEVTIS; this comes from the coding sequence ATGCAGACTCAAGTACCTATATTGTCACCTTCAGCTAGAGTAGCAGATTTGTTAGGTTTATTGACAGTATTATATAATAGCTTTGAAGGCAAAACAGACATTTACTTACTAGAGAAAGAATTGGAAGTGGACATAGATGATTTTATGCCCATAGTTTATGCTGCTAATACTCTAGGGTTTGTAACAATAGGGGACGGGGATATAATAATAACAGATAAAGGGATAGAATTTTTAAAAGGAAACATAAGAAAAAGAAAAGAACTATTAAGAGAGTCTTTACATAAAATTGAACCTTTCGCTACAGCTAAAGAACTTGGAAAGTTTAAAATTGAGGAATTACTAAGGAAATTGGAAGAAAAAGGAATTACAGCTTATTCTGGTCCTACAGGATATCATGATTTGCAAGTTATTTTAGCAGAATGGGGTGTATATTCTGGATTCCTAAAGTTAATTGACGATGAATATGAGGTAACAATTAGTTAA
- a CDS encoding MBL fold metallo-hydrolase: MKVTPLAFESLGVRSQATLVETKDVRILIDPAVSLAPRRYGLPPHQLEVDKLTELAKKIYEISKDVDIIVITHYHYDHHDPGYVIPIEIYSNKMVFIKDPTNNINNSQKYRRAPKFLRALKDIPNKIEVADGKEFIFGSTKLIFSKAVPHGADERLGYVIQLGINDKDGTVLFTSDIEGAPKEQHLDFTKKISPNFIIIDGPLSYLLGRALSEEDLDKSIKNMESIVKNGLQYAIIDHHVLRDLNHENVLKPVKEVAKDFGVKVISAAEYLGVEPNLLEAHRRELFKKENKPARIPRGLAKLLHAGDN; this comes from the coding sequence ATGAAAGTTACGCCATTAGCATTTGAGAGCCTAGGGGTTAGATCGCAAGCAACCTTAGTTGAAACTAAGGATGTTAGAATCCTAATTGATCCCGCAGTATCTTTAGCTCCAAGAAGATATGGACTTCCTCCTCACCAATTAGAAGTAGACAAGTTGACCGAATTAGCTAAAAAAATCTATGAAATATCTAAGGATGTAGACATTATAGTCATAACACACTATCATTATGATCATCACGATCCAGGTTATGTTATTCCAATTGAGATATATAGTAATAAAATGGTTTTTATTAAAGATCCCACAAATAACATAAATAATAGCCAGAAATATAGAAGAGCGCCCAAATTTCTCAGAGCACTGAAAGATATTCCTAATAAAATAGAAGTTGCGGATGGAAAAGAATTTATTTTTGGTTCAACAAAATTAATTTTTTCAAAAGCTGTACCTCATGGAGCAGATGAAAGACTAGGTTATGTTATTCAGCTGGGTATAAACGACAAAGATGGTACAGTGCTTTTTACATCTGATATCGAGGGAGCTCCAAAAGAACAACATTTAGATTTTACCAAAAAAATCTCACCTAATTTTATTATAATAGACGGACCATTGAGTTATTTATTAGGTAGAGCTTTGTCAGAAGAAGACTTAGATAAATCAATAAAAAATATGGAGTCTATAGTAAAGAACGGACTTCAATACGCTATAATCGATCATCACGTATTAAGGGATTTAAATCATGAAAATGTATTAAAACCAGTAAAAGAGGTGGCAAAAGATTTTGGAGTTAAGGTAATCTCAGCGGCTGAATATTTAGGGGTAGAACCAAATCTACTTGAAGCTCATAGAAGGGAACTATTCAAAAAAGAAAATAAACCAGCTAGGATTCCTAGAGGATTAGCTAAATTATTACATGCCGGAGATAATTAA
- a CDS encoding 4Fe-4S dicluster domain-containing protein, translating to MLNLFYSRLSLTRRSSLIPEKIITIQSEEDLKNITEGIGRYEYSRGVEGKVIVDLTSLRGIEEKDDKLRILAGTLWKEVIGFKPELFGNLNFSVGGSVEYGDAGFGFNEFRFIKDRVEVEAYLNGEKYAGRYKGGIIYAVLVKKENKELIVKSLTSQEFDVIYYKLKSWFSSSIPPFRDITLVWRDGKFELSATYPRLREELLKKFITDLSDGKIIYEDLSFPHKYRYFGTTTIDNLYKIKDQITNSIEAYLRISFNKVYFSIYSNTSLIFPPDVELSNFSDTSGENNLNGCIMCGKCVDVCPYVEYTKSKIYSPLGFYVLQSLGSSVQINCHMCGKCVDVCPANLDIISDISKSAVYDISNVRTENKLKELKSEKVILITPISSRFEERILKSLLYLYSKGLKVGLKYIDLDIQRLVKNQIDWKLLSNQFSGINLIITITPEEYYYLQPLKRYSVLDIDYIENYVMSDVEIDKSKLHIPCYFRDLEKKIKPSKCSFAFLDLLNNKNTPSKINAEITLCPFTSEKLNIKTPLDIVIPQINLNIIDLIASKIRKSLENSAQLLDDAKWYYGIADDIYREVTDSLFLYALKEIPLEEALILYFYIDRIDEFSSEEKKILEEKIIQLLTK from the coding sequence ATGTTAAACTTATTTTACTCAAGATTATCTTTAACTAGAAGATCATCACTAATTCCAGAAAAAATAATAACTATACAATCAGAAGAAGATTTAAAAAATATCACTGAAGGTATCGGTAGATATGAATATTCAAGGGGTGTTGAGGGAAAAGTTATAGTAGATTTAACTTCATTAAGGGGAATAGAAGAAAAAGATGATAAACTAAGAATCTTAGCTGGAACACTTTGGAAAGAAGTTATAGGGTTTAAGCCAGAATTATTTGGTAACTTGAATTTTTCCGTTGGAGGATCTGTTGAGTATGGTGATGCAGGCTTTGGGTTTAATGAGTTTAGATTTATCAAAGATAGAGTTGAGGTAGAAGCTTATTTAAACGGAGAGAAGTATGCTGGGAGATATAAAGGAGGTATAATCTATGCAGTCTTAGTTAAGAAGGAAAATAAAGAGTTGATAGTGAAAAGTTTAACAAGTCAAGAATTTGACGTTATTTACTATAAGCTAAAATCATGGTTTAGTAGTAGTATACCTCCATTTAGGGATATAACATTAGTTTGGAGAGATGGAAAATTTGAGCTAAGTGCCACTTATCCTAGATTAAGAGAGGAATTATTAAAGAAATTTATTACTGATTTATCTGACGGAAAAATAATCTATGAAGATCTTAGTTTTCCTCATAAATATCGATATTTTGGTACAACAACAATTGATAATTTATATAAAATTAAAGATCAGATTACAAACTCGATAGAGGCATATCTAAGAATTAGTTTTAACAAGGTTTATTTCTCTATTTATTCCAATACTTCTCTTATCTTTCCTCCTGATGTAGAACTGTCAAACTTTTCAGATACTTCTGGTGAAAATAATTTAAATGGCTGTATAATGTGTGGAAAATGCGTAGACGTATGCCCTTACGTTGAATACACAAAATCAAAAATTTACTCCCCCTTAGGGTTTTATGTTTTACAAAGTTTAGGATCGTCAGTTCAAATTAATTGTCATATGTGTGGAAAATGCGTAGACGTATGCCCTGCTAATCTAGATATAATTTCCGATATCTCTAAATCTGCCGTATATGATATAAGTAATGTTAGAACGGAAAATAAGCTTAAAGAACTGAAGTCAGAAAAAGTAATACTAATTACCCCTATAAGTAGTAGATTTGAAGAAAGAATACTGAAATCATTATTGTATTTATATTCTAAAGGATTAAAGGTGGGATTAAAATATATAGACTTAGATATTCAAAGACTTGTTAAAAATCAAATTGACTGGAAATTACTCTCTAATCAATTTAGCGGAATAAACTTAATAATAACTATAACACCAGAAGAGTATTATTATTTACAACCTTTAAAACGCTATTCAGTTTTAGATATAGACTACATAGAAAATTATGTAATGTCTGATGTTGAAATTGATAAAAGTAAGTTACATATACCTTGTTATTTTAGAGATTTAGAAAAGAAAATAAAACCAAGTAAATGCAGCTTTGCTTTTCTTGATTTGTTAAACAATAAAAATACACCAAGCAAAATAAATGCTGAAATTACTCTTTGTCCCTTTACTTCGGAGAAGCTTAATATAAAGACACCTTTAGATATTGTAATACCACAAATTAACCTAAATATTATTGATCTAATAGCTTCGAAAATTAGGAAATCTCTTGAGAACTCTGCTCAATTATTAGACGATGCTAAATGGTACTACGGTATAGCAGATGATATATATCGTGAAGTGACTGATAGTTTATTTTTATACGCTTTGAAAGAAATTCCATTAGAAGAGGCATTAATACTATATTTTTACATAGATAGAATAGATGAATTCTCATCGGAAGAAAAGAAAATCTTAGAGGAAAAAATTATTCAACTTCTTACTAAATAA
- a CDS encoding VIT1/CCC1 transporter family protein, whose protein sequence is MENEKVEEPVLHYTHEADVFRTRVFGIQDGLIGVGAIALGAAGYSQDPLLVLVTGLIATIAQAFSMGIGEYISTRVRNQIIENEIQKERYEIEKYPEKEKEELKQFYLSKGLPEKEAEEIAERLMKNKDIVLHEMMIHELKLFPEEFEKPLKLGFIMALYLIIGGLIPLVPFILSLFVKIPFMFSIISSILLVLLTLGVFGSMTSKYTGLSKFRGAFEQIGTGLLALVGSYIGGAIIGYFLPIHVAI, encoded by the coding sequence ATGGAGAATGAAAAAGTAGAAGAACCCGTACTACATTATACTCATGAAGCTGATGTATTTAGAACTAGAGTATTTGGTATCCAGGATGGACTTATTGGTGTAGGAGCCATAGCGCTAGGTGCAGCTGGGTATTCTCAAGATCCCTTGCTTGTATTAGTTACTGGATTGATAGCAACTATAGCACAAGCTTTTTCTATGGGTATTGGTGAGTACATATCTACGAGGGTAAGAAATCAAATAATAGAAAATGAAATACAAAAAGAACGTTATGAAATTGAAAAATATCCTGAAAAAGAGAAAGAAGAACTTAAGCAATTTTACTTAAGTAAAGGATTACCTGAAAAGGAGGCTGAAGAAATTGCTGAAAGGCTAATGAAAAATAAGGATATTGTGCTTCATGAAATGATGATCCATGAATTAAAACTATTTCCAGAAGAATTTGAGAAACCATTGAAATTAGGTTTTATTATGGCTTTATATTTAATTATCGGTGGGTTAATTCCCTTAGTTCCATTTATTTTATCCTTATTTGTAAAAATTCCCTTTATGTTTTCTATAATTTCCTCCATTCTTCTTGTTTTATTAACCCTAGGTGTATTTGGTTCAATGACTAGTAAGTATACTGGATTAAGTAAATTTAGAGGTGCATTTGAACAGATAGGAACTGGATTATTAGCACTCGTCGGTAGTTATATTGGTGGTGCAATAATTGGCTACTTTTTACCAATTCATGTTGCTATTTAA
- the queC gene encoding 7-cyano-7-deazaguanine synthase QueC — translation MCSVTGVLIIKPENYEKIEKKLIQILKRAEDRGRDSFGVIVIEKDGSVRKVKALGRPSTQEEKLYGILDENSKVIIANNRAEPTTEYVRQKTEEDIQPFEGERYIVTHNGIIANDLELEKKYNVIRRTKIDSAVVPPILDKYWNGEIEQLKKILNDIKGSFAFIIGDKKRPNRIYIAQNFKPVYMMYDRELGAIFFTSLDDYFDASAFDSVTKLDPYSIVEVNDNLEIRKIQLLDKKIKKVLVIASGGLDSTVAATYLLRQGYEITLLHFNYHHKAEEREREAVKKIAEYLQVPLIEIDTDLFKIIGHTTLLKGGGEIVKDRLGEEGAEFAHEWVPARNLIFYSVALALAEAYGYDAIASGINLEEAGAYPDNEMEFVRLFAKLSPYATGPNKKVEVMMPVGNLVKHEIVKLGVEIGAPLHLTWSCYEGGQKHCGKCGPCYMRKMAFRINGLNDPVEYEN, via the coding sequence GTGTGTAGTGTAACTGGAGTACTAATAATTAAGCCAGAAAATTATGAAAAAATAGAAAAAAAGCTTATTCAGATTCTCAAGAGGGCAGAGGATAGAGGAAGAGACAGTTTTGGTGTTATAGTTATAGAGAAGGATGGAAGTGTAAGAAAAGTTAAAGCTTTAGGCAGGCCTTCAACTCAAGAAGAGAAGTTATATGGTATATTAGATGAGAATTCTAAGGTGATAATAGCTAATAATAGAGCAGAACCAACCACAGAATATGTAAGACAAAAGACAGAAGAGGATATTCAACCCTTTGAGGGAGAAAGATATATAGTTACGCACAACGGAATAATTGCTAACGACTTAGAATTAGAGAAAAAGTATAATGTAATAAGGAGAACTAAAATTGACAGTGCAGTTGTTCCACCAATTTTGGATAAATATTGGAATGGAGAAATAGAACAATTAAAGAAAATACTAAATGACATTAAAGGGAGTTTTGCGTTTATAATAGGTGATAAGAAGAGACCTAACAGAATTTACATTGCTCAGAATTTTAAGCCGGTATATATGATGTATGATAGAGAGTTAGGTGCTATATTCTTTACATCGCTTGATGATTATTTTGATGCCTCTGCATTTGATTCAGTAACGAAATTAGACCCTTACTCTATAGTAGAAGTTAATGACAATCTGGAAATTAGAAAAATTCAATTACTCGATAAGAAAATTAAAAAGGTTCTTGTAATTGCAAGTGGTGGATTGGACTCTACTGTAGCCGCAACATACTTACTAAGGCAAGGATATGAAATCACTCTTCTACATTTTAATTATCATCATAAAGCTGAGGAGAGAGAAAGAGAAGCCGTAAAGAAGATTGCAGAATATTTACAAGTACCATTAATAGAGATTGATACTGACTTGTTTAAAATTATAGGACATACCACATTACTTAAGGGTGGTGGGGAAATTGTTAAAGATAGGCTCGGGGAAGAAGGTGCAGAATTTGCTCATGAATGGGTGCCAGCAAGGAATTTGATCTTCTATTCTGTTGCTTTAGCATTAGCTGAGGCTTATGGGTATGATGCTATAGCTTCTGGAATAAATCTTGAAGAAGCTGGAGCTTATCCAGATAATGAAATGGAGTTTGTACGATTATTTGCTAAACTATCTCCTTATGCTACTGGACCTAATAAAAAAGTTGAAGTTATGATGCCAGTAGGCAATTTGGTAAAGCATGAAATTGTAAAACTTGGTGTTGAAATAGGTGCTCCACTTCATCTAACATGGAGTTGTTACGAAGGTGGACAAAAACATTGTGGAAAATGCGGACCTTGCTATATGAGGAAAATGGCATTTAGAATTAATGGACTTAATGATCCAGTAGAATATGAAAATTAG
- a CDS encoding DEAD/DEAH box helicase, with translation MDIIDEVKNALDYFNVKIRHVYTETAFDPEFGDSVDTLNINSKIKDSLKKHGIERLYKYQEEALHKILDRKNIMIVSGTGTGKTEAFLIPILDFSLKGERSVLVYPTKALARDQLERILKFTTELGVTVGVFDGDTPEKEREKLYENPPHILITNPDMIHIGLALSHRFRKLLRTAEHFVFDEVHVYEGVLGSHLRMISDRIREFGDYHVIASSATIGASPYLFEELFGVKGEIIQGTNRRKGVAFHVLLDIGSLSRWTIAAYLASFLMKKGLKVLVFVDSQQMAEVLGKIIKRFGFDIPVHRAGINPEERIKVEEDFKRGRIMGVVATPTLELGIDIGDLDAVILAENPPSYVKYLQRAGRAGRRNKIGYVFTLLGEDPIDAYYNRRPQEFFKRKLTPLPFDTTNMEVIKAHAAALVVEKGKVRISSLPKLWVKSLSSLPVKISGDYAYSTPELVKFVKSTSIRSTGPMVKIYDGDKKIGERELPVALYDLYPEAVYLISKRTYTVESVDLSHLTAKVRRISDDTTYYTKPLYSTHLLSFKEIESKEVLGLPVKYGEIEIMISVDGFVVYDIMSKKNKPREERYYKEPITFSYQTKGIIIKHPILAEFSEFDAIEAFHATEHVLISAARVTAGASLTDLAGISYPSGHVVIYDAVIGGSGVSKLLFDRLEESYDISLDITGKCDCEDGCPKCIYSPYCGNNNKFLSRKKSFRLIKFLKENRAINVNKEEDLFGNPIV, from the coding sequence ATGGATATAATTGATGAAGTAAAGAATGCTTTAGACTACTTTAACGTTAAAATTAGACATGTTTACACGGAAACTGCGTTTGATCCCGAATTCGGTGATTCTGTAGATACTCTTAACATTAATAGTAAAATAAAGGATAGCCTCAAAAAACATGGAATTGAAAGACTTTATAAGTATCAAGAAGAAGCACTACATAAAATTTTAGATAGAAAGAACATTATGATAGTATCTGGTACAGGAACAGGAAAGACTGAAGCTTTTTTGATACCGATTCTTGATTTTTCTCTAAAAGGAGAAAGGAGTGTTTTAGTTTATCCTACAAAAGCTCTAGCTAGAGACCAGCTTGAAAGAATTCTTAAGTTTACAACAGAACTAGGTGTTACTGTAGGTGTTTTTGATGGAGATACACCAGAAAAAGAAAGGGAAAAACTATATGAGAATCCTCCACATATTCTGATAACTAATCCTGATATGATTCATATAGGATTAGCATTAAGCCATAGATTTCGAAAATTGTTAAGAACAGCAGAACATTTTGTCTTTGATGAAGTTCACGTTTATGAAGGCGTATTAGGTTCACATCTTAGAATGATTAGTGATAGAATTAGGGAATTTGGAGATTATCATGTTATAGCCTCTAGTGCTACTATTGGTGCATCTCCTTATTTGTTTGAGGAGCTATTTGGCGTAAAAGGAGAAATAATTCAAGGTACTAATAGAAGAAAAGGTGTTGCTTTTCATGTTCTTTTAGATATAGGTTCTTTAAGTAGATGGACTATTGCTGCCTATTTAGCTTCATTCTTAATGAAAAAAGGGCTTAAGGTTTTAGTCTTTGTCGACTCTCAACAAATGGCGGAAGTTTTAGGAAAAATAATAAAGAGATTCGGATTTGATATCCCAGTGCATAGAGCTGGTATTAACCCAGAAGAGAGGATAAAGGTTGAGGAAGATTTTAAAAGAGGAAGAATAATGGGCGTGGTCGCTACACCTACTTTAGAACTAGGCATAGATATAGGAGATTTAGACGCTGTTATATTGGCTGAAAATCCACCTAGTTACGTTAAATATTTACAAAGGGCAGGGAGAGCAGGAAGAAGAAATAAGATAGGTTATGTTTTTACCCTTCTTGGGGAGGATCCAATTGATGCATATTACAATCGTAGACCTCAAGAGTTCTTTAAGAGGAAGCTCACTCCTTTACCATTTGATACAACAAATATGGAAGTTATAAAAGCCCATGCGGCAGCATTAGTTGTAGAAAAGGGAAAGGTTAGAATTTCATCGCTCCCTAAACTTTGGGTAAAGTCACTTAGCTCTTTACCAGTGAAAATATCTGGAGATTATGCTTACTCTACACCAGAACTTGTTAAATTTGTTAAATCTACTTCAATAAGATCTACCGGTCCTATGGTGAAAATATACGATGGAGACAAAAAGATTGGGGAAAGAGAGTTACCAGTTGCGCTTTATGATCTTTATCCAGAGGCTGTTTATTTAATATCTAAAAGAACTTATACAGTAGAAAGCGTTGATCTATCCCATTTAACTGCTAAAGTTAGGAGGATTTCAGATGATACAACATATTATACAAAGCCTTTATATAGTACCCATCTTCTTTCGTTCAAAGAAATAGAAAGTAAAGAAGTATTAGGTTTACCAGTAAAATACGGTGAAATTGAGATAATGATTTCAGTTGATGGCTTTGTAGTTTATGACATAATGAGTAAGAAGAATAAACCTAGAGAAGAGAGATATTATAAAGAACCAATAACATTTTCTTATCAAACAAAAGGAATTATAATTAAACATCCAATTCTTGCAGAATTTAGTGAGTTTGATGCAATTGAAGCTTTTCACGCTACAGAACATGTTTTAATTAGTGCAGCCAGAGTTACTGCTGGTGCTTCATTAACTGATTTAGCCGGTATAAGTTATCCTAGCGGTCATGTAGTTATTTATGATGCAGTTATAGGTGGAAGTGGCGTTAGTAAGCTTTTATTTGACAGACTCGAAGAAAGTTACGATATTTCACTGGATATAACTGGTAAGTGCGACTGTGAAGATGGATGTCCTAAGTGTATTTATAGTCCTTACTGTGGTAATAATAATAAATTTCTATCTAGGAAAAAATCCTTTAGACTTATAAAATTTTTAAAAGAAAATAGAGCAATTAACGTTAATAAAGAAGAAGATCTATTTGGAAACCCAATAGTATAA
- the sul7s gene encoding winged-helix single-stranded DNA-binding protein Sul7s, with amino-acid sequence MNSSKNEEIKNIVEKILKEREWITFSDLIKYVNFPASEVNSALVQLMRENKVIRKGRYFYYQG; translated from the coding sequence ATGAATTCAAGTAAAAATGAGGAAATAAAAAACATTGTTGAAAAAATATTAAAAGAAAGAGAATGGATAACATTTAGTGATTTAATAAAATATGTTAATTTTCCAGCTTCTGAAGTTAATTCAGCACTAGTCCAATTAATGAGAGAAAACAAGGTGATAAGAAAAGGAAGATATTTCTATTATCAAGGCTAA
- a CDS encoding M24 family metallopeptidase: MKRIARLRELMKERMIDYVILGPGSNMFYLTGFTEEQMERPLFLIIDSWNVYFLAPKLYEEQLSHFNIPVVSYSDDENPYKKLNIEKGKSIAIDDTLWSSFTIDIINNFSPSQIIKANEIMKELRIIKQDEEIEIMKEGVRIAEKSFLNAINHIKPGLNEKKIAKMLVDEFLNNGADGVSFEPIVTSGPNTSMPHLRSTTREIKQGDILIFDFGIKYKGYSTDTTRVVSIGKPIEEIVKIFEIVKEAQQKAEDMIKENVQACEIDKVARQVISNYGFSKYFIHRTGHGIGIDVHEEPYIAPNYKRKIEKNMVFTIEPGIYLPEKFGIRIEDMVYVNSKAVVMNNLQKDEIFIV; encoded by the coding sequence ATGAAGAGGATAGCTAGACTCAGAGAACTAATGAAAGAGAGAATGATTGATTATGTAATTCTTGGGCCTGGTAGTAACATGTTTTATTTAACCGGGTTTACTGAAGAACAAATGGAAAGACCATTATTTCTTATAATAGATAGTTGGAACGTTTACTTTTTAGCCCCCAAACTTTATGAAGAACAATTGTCCCATTTTAACATACCGGTCGTAAGTTATTCTGATGATGAAAATCCTTACAAGAAACTAAATATTGAAAAGGGGAAAAGTATTGCAATTGATGACACTCTTTGGTCCTCATTTACAATAGACATAATAAATAATTTTTCACCTTCACAAATTATTAAGGCAAATGAAATAATGAAGGAATTACGAATAATTAAACAAGATGAAGAAATTGAAATAATGAAGGAAGGAGTTAGAATAGCTGAGAAATCATTTCTCAATGCAATAAATCACATAAAGCCAGGTTTGAATGAGAAGAAAATAGCTAAAATGCTAGTGGACGAATTCCTAAATAATGGTGCTGATGGTGTGTCTTTTGAACCAATAGTAACTTCTGGACCTAATACATCTATGCCACACTTAAGATCTACTACTAGAGAAATAAAACAAGGAGATATACTGATTTTTGACTTTGGAATAAAATATAAGGGGTATTCTACTGATACTACTAGGGTAGTTAGTATTGGAAAACCTATTGAAGAAATAGTAAAAATCTTTGAAATAGTTAAGGAAGCACAACAAAAGGCAGAAGATATGATAAAAGAAAATGTACAAGCTTGTGAGATAGATAAAGTTGCAAGACAAGTTATATCAAACTATGGTTTTAGTAAATATTTCATACATAGAACTGGGCACGGAATTGGCATTGATGTTCATGAGGAACCTTATATTGCACCAAATTATAAGAGAAAGATTGAGAAAAATATGGTATTTACAATTGAACCTGGAATTTATCTTCCTGAGAAATTTGGTATTAGAATAGAGGATATGGTTTATGTCAATAGTAAGGCTGTTGTAATGAATAATTTACAGAAAGATGAGATTTTTATCGTATAA
- a CDS encoding MogA/MoaB family molybdenum cofactor biosynthesis protein, protein MSHAHKKHKENAPKSLNFYVITISTSRYEKLLKKEPIVDESGDIIKQLLIENGHKIIGYSLVPDDKIKILKAFTDALSIDEVDVIISTGGTGYSPTDITVETIRKLFDREIEGFSDVFRLVSFNDPEVKAAAYLTKASAGIIGKKIVYLLPGSPDAVKLALKELILPEVGHLVYLVRS, encoded by the coding sequence ATGAGTCACGCCCATAAGAAGCATAAAGAAAATGCTCCTAAATCACTCAATTTCTATGTTATTACTATAAGTACCTCAAGATATGAAAAACTCTTAAAAAAAGAGCCTATAGTGGATGAATCTGGTGACATAATAAAGCAATTACTCATAGAAAATGGACATAAAATAATCGGCTATTCTTTAGTCCCAGACGATAAAATAAAAATTCTTAAGGCATTTACTGATGCCTTATCTATAGATGAAGTTGACGTCATAATCTCAACTGGAGGTACTGGTTATTCACCTACTGATATTACAGTAGAGACTATCAGAAAGCTTTTCGATAGAGAGATTGAAGGTTTTTCTGATGTCTTTAGGTTAGTTAGCTTTAACGATCCGGAAGTAAAAGCTGCTGCATACTTAACAAAAGCTTCAGCAGGAATTATAGGTAAAAAGATAGTTTACTTATTACCTGGCTCTCCAGATGCTGTGAAGTTAGCTCTTAAAGAGCTAATACTACCGGAGGTAGGCCACTTAGTTTATTTAGTAAGAAGTTGA
- a CDS encoding FAD-dependent oxidoreductase → MKILIIGRGIVGSSLYYMLKDLGHSVIVVESGFRKFYPTLIHSLLLKGKDIELAIESKKFYEKYKIPSIKYPSYTIGKIDKKIIDDWMSYGFNVEEKYINWLNSYAIVGKNTDSLVAIKKLIDKVPYIDGVAKIKNSVVEVDGKTVNADIIILTAGAWNSYITDFKLPLKSYYCWAWVTSNTNSLLDKVFIYDYELGYYSRPLFGLGMKLNIVGDGDTIVSDPFTKRFGDLSPVKKATERVGELRPLFRGEGYCEGTPDMKPVYGRITDKVYIAGGLNGYGAEVGPGIAKLLVDFITKGTEEKEYIIDRFSNVSDFELGKEPHEL, encoded by the coding sequence GTGAAAATACTAATAATAGGAAGAGGAATAGTAGGAAGTTCTTTATATTATATGCTAAAAGATCTTGGTCATTCAGTCATTGTAGTAGAATCTGGATTTAGAAAGTTTTATCCTACGTTAATTCACTCACTTCTACTTAAAGGAAAAGATATAGAGTTAGCAATTGAAAGTAAAAAATTTTATGAAAAGTATAAAATTCCTTCAATTAAATATCCATCGTATACCATAGGAAAAATTGATAAGAAAATAATTGATGATTGGATGTCCTATGGTTTTAACGTAGAGGAAAAATACATAAACTGGCTAAATTCTTATGCAATAGTAGGAAAAAATACCGATAGCCTCGTAGCAATAAAAAAGTTGATCGATAAAGTACCTTATATTGATGGAGTAGCAAAAATAAAAAATAGTGTAGTAGAAGTTGATGGTAAAACAGTAAACGCTGATATTATAATTTTAACTGCTGGTGCCTGGAATAGTTATATAACTGATTTCAAACTTCCCCTAAAATCGTATTATTGCTGGGCATGGGTTACTAGTAATACTAATTCTCTTCTAGATAAAGTCTTCATATATGACTATGAATTAGGATATTATTCAAGACCTCTATTTGGATTGGGAATGAAGCTTAATATTGTAGGAGATGGAGATACCATAGTAAGTGATCCTTTTACTAAGAGATTTGGAGATCTATCCCCAGTTAAAAAGGCAACTGAGAGAGTTGGGGAATTGAGACCTTTATTTAGAGGAGAAGGGTATTGTGAAGGTACTCCAGATATGAAACCGGTTTACGGTAGAATAACTGATAAAGTTTATATTGCAGGTGGATTGAACGGTTACGGTGCAGAAGTAGGTCCTGGGATTGCTAAATTATTAGTTGACTTCATAACAAAAGGTACAGAAGAGAAAGAATATATAATAGATCGTTTCTCTAACGTCTCAGATTTTGAATTAGGTAAAGAACCTCATGAATTATAA